In a genomic window of Caloenas nicobarica isolate bCalNic1 chromosome 1, bCalNic1.hap1, whole genome shotgun sequence:
- the PCDH8 gene encoding protocadherin-8, whose translation MSPLRLLAVACLLALSHCKTVRYRTDEEGAPGTVIGTLADEMPVKAPGEMSFRLMRQFSNSSLVRVREEDGQLSIGEGGLDRERLCGQAPQCVLAFDVVSCWRERYRLVHVELEVRDINDNAPRFPRAQMTLEVSESAAPGTRLPLEVAVDEDVGSNSIQSFQVSLNSHFGVEAQTRADGARCADLVLLQELDRERQPSYTLELVAKDGGSPARSGTATVHVRVLDANDNSPAFAQGSVTVELPEDAPPGSLLLDLDAADPDEGPNGEVVYAFGSQVPPEARRLFRLDPRSGRLTLEAAVDYERTRTYELDVRAQDRGASPRTATCTVIVRLTDVNDNAPRISISALRGAASAAGVAYVSEAAASESFVALVSASDRDSGANGQVRCSLRGHDHFALQRAYEDSYMIVTTAALDRERIPEYNLTVVAEDLGSPPFKTVRQYTVRVSDENDNAPLFAKPLYEVAVPENNPPGAYITTVVARDPDLGHNGKVTYRLLETQVMGAPISTYVSVDPATGAIYALRTFNYEILKQLDLRIQATDGGSPQLSSSTLVKVRMVDQNDNPPVIIHPVLTNGTVEIGVSSKTSRDSLVAQIKARDADDGANAELTFAFLEEPQQDLFTINPSTGDIVLRGDLSEELGQLFKVILTVTDNGRPPLATTATVNFLVTATAPSSIQELAKPSSWEGKALQWDIPLIVIIVLAGSCTLLLVAIITIATTCNRRKKGNEIKNNTSLKDQIDISHLEKGRQEEGSQRGNVFEVRTFPSKTSFTSPDPSPAAEEISTAESGMDSTCLYEGQKKLRGPNGEQGIAAAPSYSKEPAPPVAIWKGHSFNTISGREAEKFSGKDSGKGDSDFNDSDSDISGDALKKDLITHMQNGLWACTAECKILGHSDRCWSPSCGRANPHPPPHPSAPLSTFCKSTSLPRDPLRRDNFYQAQLPKTVGLQSVYEKVLHRDFDRTITLLSPPRPARLPDLQEIGVPLYPAPSTRYLGPQTETAEKV comes from the exons ATGAGCCCCCTGCGGCTGCTGGCCGTCGCCTGCCTGCTGGCCCTGTCCCACTGCAAGACGGTGAGGTACCGCACCGACGAGGAGGGCGCGCCGGGCACGGTGATCGGTACCTTGGCCGACGAGATGCCGGTGAAGGCGCCGGGGGAGATGAGCTTCCGCCTGATGCGGCAGTTCAGCAACAGCTCGCTGGTGCGGGTGCGGGAGGAGGACGGGCAGCTGAGCATCGGTGAAGGGGGGCTGGACCGGGAGCGGCTGTGCGGGCAAGCCCCCCAGTGCGTCCTGGCCTTCGACGTGGTGAGCTGCTGGCGGGAGCGCTACCGCCTGGTGCACGTGGAGCTCGAGGTGCGTGACATCAATGACAACGCGCCCCGCTTCCCCCGTGCCCAGATGACGCTGGAGGTGTCAGAGAGCGCTGCACCTGGCACTCGCCTCCCGCTGGAGGTGGCTGTAGATGAGGATGTGGGCTCCAACTCCATCCAGAGCTTCCAGGTCTCCCTCAACAGCCACTTTGGTGTGGAGGCACAGACACGGGCAGATGGAGCACGCTGTGCTGACCtggtgctgctccaggagctggaCCGTGAGCGGCAGCCCTCCTACACGCTGGAGCTGGTGGCCAAGGATGGAGGCAGCCCAGCACGCTCGGGCACAGCCACCGTGCACGTCCGTGTCCTCGACGCCAACGACAACAGCCCTGCCTTTGCCCAGGGCTCAGTCACAGTGGAACTGCCCGAGGACGCGCCACCTGGCTCCCTGCTGCTCGACCTGGATGCCGCTGACCCTGACGAGGGCCCCAATGGCGAGGTGGTCTATGCCTTCGGCAGCCAGGTGCCCCCCGAGGCACGGCGGCTCTTCCGCCTTGACCCACGCTCAGGCCGCCTCACGCTGGAGGCCGCCGTGGACTATGAGCGCACCCGCACCTATGAGCTGGATGTGCGTGCCCAGGACCGCGGCGCCAGCCCCCGCACCGCCACCTGCACCGTCATCGTGCGCCTCACTGATGTCAATGACAATGCGCCGCGCATCAGCATCAGTGCCCTCCGTGGTGCCGCCAGCGCGGCTGGCGTGGCCTACGTCAGCGAGGCAGCGGCCAGCGAGAGCTTCGTGGCCCTTGTCAGCGCCTCAGACCGTGACTCAGGTGCCAACGGGCAGGTGCGCTGCAGCCTCCGAGGCCACGACCACTTCGCCCTGCAACGTGCCTACGAGGACAGCTACATGATCGTCACCACAGCTGCACTGGACCGCGAACGCATCCCTGAGTACAACCTCACTGTGGTGGCTGAGGACCTGGGCTCACCACCCTTCAAGACCGTCCGCCAGTACACGGTGCGGGTGAGCGATGAGAATGACAACGCGCCACTCTTTGCCAAGCCTCTCTACGAGGTGGCCGTGCCAGAGAACAACCCTCCGGGTGCCTACATCACCACTGTGGTGGCCCGTGACCCCGATCTTGGCCACAATGGTAAGGTCACCTACCGGCTCCTGGAGACACAGGTCATGGGGGCCCCCATCTCCACCTACGTCTCAGTGGACCCTGCCACCGGGGCCATCTATGCTCTCAGGACGTTCAACTATGAGATCCTCAAGCAGTTGGATCTGAGGATCCAGGCCACTGATGGTGGGTCTCCgcagctctccagcagcacCCTTGTCAAAGTGAGGATGGTGGACCAGAATGACAACCCTCCTGTCATCATCCACCCAGTGCTCACCAATGGGACGGTGGAAATTGGTGTGTCCAGCAAGACCTCCCGTGACTCTCTGGTGGCCCAGATCAAAGCTCGAGACGCAGATGATGGGGCCAATGCCGAGCTTACCTTTGCCTTCCTGGAAGAGCCCCAGCAGGACCTTTTCACCATCAACCCAAGTACTGGGGACATTgtgctgaggggtgacctctcTGAAGAGTTAGGACAGCTGTTCAAGGTCATCCTTACCGTGACAGACAATGGCAGACCCCCACTGGCCACAACCGCCACAGTAAACTTCCTGGTGACCGCCACTGCTCCTTCCAGTATCCAGGAGCTAGCCaagcccagctcctgggaaggaAAGGCTTTGCAGTGGGACATCCCTCTGATCGTGATCATCGTCCTGGCAGGCAGCTGCACCCTCCTCCTGGTGGCCATAATCACCATCGCCACCACCTGCAACAGGCGCAAGAAAGGGAACGAGATCAAAAACAACACTTCCTTGAAGGACCAGATAGACATCTCCCACCTGGAGAAGGGCCGGCAAGAGGAGGGCAGCCAGCGGGGCAATGTGTTTGAGGTACGAACCTTTCCCAGCAAAACCTCTTTCACCAGCCCCGacccttctccagctgctgaagaGATTTCCACTGCTGAGAGCGGCATGGACAGCACTTGCCTCTACGAGGGTCAGAAGAAACTGAGAGGACCAAATGGGGAG CAGGGTATTGCTGCTGCTCCGAGCTACAGCAAGGAGCCTGCTCCCCCCGTGGCCATTTGGAAGGGGCACTCGTTCAACACCATCTCTGGCCGAGAGGCAGAGAAATTCAGTGGCAAAGACAGCGGCAAAGGCGACAGCGATTTTAATGACAGCGACTCAGATATCAGCGGAGATGCTCTGAAGAAAGATCTCATCACGCACATGCAGAACG GTCTGTGGGCATGCACAGCCGAGTGCAAGATCCTGGGACACTCGGACCGCTGCTGGAGCCCCTCCTGCGGCCGAGCCAACCCtcacccccctccccatcctTCGGCACCCCTCTCCACCTTCTGCAAGAGCACATCCTTGCCCAGGGATCCCCTTCGCAGGGACAACTTTTATCAAGCCCAGCTGCCCAAAACAGTGGGGCTTCAGAGCGTCTACGAGAAAGTGCTGCACAGGGACTTTGACCGGACGATCACGCTCCTctccccgccgcgccccgcacGGCTCCCTGACCTTCAGGAGATCGGGGTGCCCCTCTACCCAGCCCCCTCAACTAGATACCTGGGCCCCCAGACTGAGACGGCTGAGAAGGTGTAG